A genomic window from Streptomyces sp. 846.5 includes:
- the cobF gene encoding precorrin-6A synthase (deacetylating), translating into MNDRRMICVVGIGAGDPDHLTLQAVKALNRAEVFFLLDKGRQKSDLTGLREEILDRHVDHPYRVVQATDPERDRTAATPGYTPAVDDWRSRRADIYERLVRDELPEGSCGAFLVWGDPALYDSTLAILEEVRDRGTVDFDYEVVPGISSVSALAARHRTGLNRVGRPVQITTGRRLAEAGGLPEGVDDLVVMLDAHQSFAGLDPELEIFWGAYIGTADEILVSGRLADVAERILTVRAEARTRKGWIMDTYLLRRP; encoded by the coding sequence ATGAACGACAGAAGGATGATCTGCGTCGTCGGCATCGGCGCGGGCGACCCGGACCACCTCACCCTGCAGGCGGTCAAGGCGCTCAACCGTGCCGAGGTCTTCTTCCTGCTCGACAAGGGCCGGCAGAAGTCCGACCTGACCGGGTTGCGCGAGGAGATCCTGGACCGGCATGTCGACCACCCCTACCGGGTGGTGCAGGCCACCGACCCCGAGCGCGACCGCACCGCCGCCACCCCCGGCTACACCCCGGCCGTCGACGACTGGCGCAGCCGCCGCGCCGACATCTACGAACGGCTCGTCAGGGACGAACTGCCGGAGGGCAGTTGCGGCGCGTTCCTGGTCTGGGGCGACCCCGCCCTCTACGACAGCACGCTGGCGATCCTGGAGGAGGTGCGCGACCGAGGCACGGTGGACTTCGACTACGAGGTGGTCCCCGGCATCAGCAGCGTCTCCGCGCTGGCCGCCCGGCACCGCACCGGCCTGAACCGGGTGGGCCGTCCGGTGCAGATCACCACCGGACGCAGACTCGCCGAGGCCGGGGGGCTGCCGGAAGGCGTGGACGACCTGGTGGTGATGCTGGACGCGCACCAGTCCTTCGCCGGGCTCGACCCCGAGCTGGAGATCTTCTGGGGCGCCTACATCGGCACCGCCGACGAGATCCTGGTCTCCGGACGGCTGGCCGACGTCGCCGAGCGGATCCTCACGGTCCGGGCCGAGGCCAGGACCCGCAAGGGCTGGATCATGGACACCTATCTGCTGCGCCGGCCGTGA
- a CDS encoding cobalt-precorrin-6A reductase: MTGPRHILLLGGTDQARRLAGELADDPSLTVTSSLAGRVAEPLLPPGRVRIGGFGGVDGLARWLREHRVAAVVDATHPFAAAISANAAGAAAAAGVPLLALRRPGWTAGPGDRWHPAGSLEAAAALLSAPGLTPGPAADRRVFLTTGRGGLAAFASLPQHFLVRSIDPPGPPLPARVEVLLDRGPFTLEGERALLREHRIDVLVTKDSGGTATAPKLAAAREARIPVVLVTRPGPPTGVPTAADTAAARAWLRGLRR, translated from the coding sequence GTGACCGGACCCCGCCACATCCTGCTGCTGGGCGGCACCGACCAGGCCAGGCGGCTGGCCGGCGAGCTCGCCGACGACCCGTCGCTGACCGTGACCAGCTCGCTCGCGGGCCGGGTGGCCGAGCCGCTGCTGCCGCCCGGCCGGGTCCGGATCGGCGGCTTCGGCGGCGTCGACGGTCTGGCCCGCTGGCTGCGGGAGCACCGGGTCGCGGCGGTCGTCGACGCCACCCATCCCTTCGCCGCCGCCATCAGCGCCAACGCGGCCGGGGCCGCGGCGGCGGCCGGGGTACCGCTGCTGGCGCTGCGCAGGCCGGGCTGGACGGCCGGGCCGGGCGACCGGTGGCATCCGGCCGGCTCGCTGGAGGCCGCCGCGGCGCTGCTGTCCGCACCGGGGTTGACGCCGGGTCCGGCGGCCGACCGGCGAGTGTTCCTGACCACCGGACGGGGCGGCCTCGCGGCCTTCGCCTCGCTCCCGCAGCACTTTCTGGTGCGCTCCATCGACCCGCCCGGGCCGCCGCTGCCGGCCCGTGTCGAGGTGCTGCTCGACCGGGGCCCGTTCACCCTGGAGGGCGAGCGCGCGCTGCTGCGCGAGCACCGGATCGACGTCCTGGTCACCAAGGACAGCGGCGGCACGGCCACCGCCCCCAAACTGGCCGCCGCCCGCGAGGCCCGGATCCCCGTGGTCCTCGTGACCCGTCCCGGCCCGCCCACCGGCGTCCCGACGGCCGCCGACACCGCCGCGGCCCGCGCCTGGCTGCGCGGGCTGCGGCGCTGA
- a CDS encoding DUF6629 family protein: MCWSSTADLVAGGAVAVVGVAALASVRHGRDLLLAALPLVLGAHQLIEAVVWRGADGDVGGGTAAVARTAWAVIAYPLLPVLVPVGVLLAVGATSAPARRRLLLALVALGLVVSAALAVAVFGHDVTAQVHGHTLRYGVGVTHPVLIGVGYLLATVGALLASGQRDIHLVGLACGAGAVVCLLLWQAAFVSTWCALAAVASLLVLRWLHRSRTAQ; the protein is encoded by the coding sequence ATGTGCTGGAGTTCGACTGCCGACCTGGTCGCGGGCGGCGCGGTGGCCGTCGTCGGGGTCGCCGCGCTGGCCTCGGTGCGCCATGGCCGTGATCTGCTGCTGGCCGCGTTGCCGCTGGTGCTGGGCGCGCACCAGCTGATCGAGGCGGTGGTCTGGCGTGGTGCGGACGGCGATGTCGGCGGCGGTACGGCCGCGGTGGCCCGGACGGCCTGGGCGGTGATCGCCTATCCGCTGCTGCCGGTGCTGGTGCCGGTCGGGGTGCTGCTCGCGGTGGGGGCGACCTCCGCACCCGCACGGCGTCGGCTGCTGCTGGCGCTGGTGGCGCTGGGTCTGGTGGTCTCGGCGGCGCTGGCCGTGGCGGTCTTCGGCCACGACGTCACCGCGCAGGTCCACGGACACACCCTGCGGTACGGCGTCGGGGTCACCCATCCGGTGCTGATCGGCGTCGGGTACCTGCTGGCCACCGTGGGCGCGCTGCTCGCGAGCGGGCAGCGCGACATCCATCTGGTGGGGCTGGCCTGCGGCGCGGGGGCGGTGGTCTGCCTGCTGCTGTGGCAGGCGGCCTTTGTGTCCACCTGGTGCGCGCTGGCGGCCGTGGCCAGCCTGCTCGTGCTGCGCTGGCTGCACCGCTCCAGGACCGCTCAGTAG
- a CDS encoding NADPH-dependent F420 reductase — protein MATIGLIGSGNIGQVIARQAVAHGHNVVLSNSRGPETLADIVAALGPLASAATAAEAGAAGDLVVVTVPFKAYTRIPAEPLGGKTVIDTNNYYYERDGHFPEIDSGAATVSGLLAAHLPDSKVVKAFNNIAAPAIGDDAAPAGTPGRRALPIAGDDAEAKKTVAALIDEFGFDVVDAGPLAEGRRFDRDKPAYGPYLTAEQLREALAQG, from the coding sequence ATGGCAACCATCGGACTCATCGGCAGCGGCAACATCGGCCAGGTCATCGCCAGGCAGGCGGTCGCCCACGGACACAACGTCGTCCTCAGCAACTCGCGCGGCCCGGAGACCCTGGCCGACATCGTGGCCGCACTGGGCCCGCTGGCGAGCGCGGCGACGGCTGCGGAGGCGGGCGCGGCGGGCGACCTGGTCGTGGTCACCGTCCCGTTCAAGGCCTACACCCGGATCCCGGCCGAGCCGCTGGGCGGCAAGACCGTGATCGACACCAACAACTACTACTACGAGCGCGACGGCCACTTCCCGGAGATCGACAGCGGCGCGGCCACGGTGAGCGGGCTGCTCGCCGCGCACCTGCCCGACTCCAAGGTGGTCAAGGCGTTCAACAACATCGCCGCCCCGGCGATCGGCGACGACGCCGCCCCGGCCGGCACCCCCGGCCGCCGCGCGCTGCCCATCGCCGGGGACGACGCCGAGGCCAAGAAGACCGTGGCCGCCCTGATCGACGAGTTCGGCTTCGACGTGGTCGACGCCGGCCCCCTGGCCGAGGGCCGACGCTTCGACCGCGACAAGCCCGCCTACGGTCCGTACCTCACCGCCGAGCAACTGCGGGAGGCCCTGGCGCAGGGGTGA
- a CDS encoding putative protein N(5)-glutamine methyltransferase, translating to MSSSPPALASDVFDAVVSRLRAAGCVFAEDEAALLVAAAPTPAGLDAMVRRRADGLPLEHVLGWAEFCGLRVAVDLQVFVPRVRTEFLVRQAAAFARPHAVVVDLCCGTGAVGLALLAALAAAGAPAAELHAADIDPAAVRCARRNLTAPRGTEFPVAGVPIAEVHQGDLYDPLPDRLRGRVDLLVVNAPYVPTGEIELLPTEARVHEARVALDGGSDGLDQQRRVAAGASRWLAPGGHLLIETSERQARHTAAVFAEGGLLPRIVASDELDATVVVGAKP from the coding sequence GTGTCCTCCTCCCCTCCCGCACTTGCCTCAGACGTCTTCGACGCCGTGGTCTCCCGGCTCCGTGCCGCGGGCTGCGTCTTCGCCGAGGACGAGGCGGCCCTGCTGGTCGCCGCCGCCCCCACCCCCGCCGGACTTGACGCGATGGTCCGGCGCCGCGCCGACGGCCTCCCGCTGGAGCACGTCCTCGGCTGGGCCGAGTTCTGCGGTCTGCGAGTGGCCGTGGACCTCCAGGTCTTCGTCCCCCGGGTGCGCACCGAGTTCCTGGTCCGGCAGGCCGCCGCGTTCGCCCGGCCGCACGCGGTGGTCGTCGACCTGTGCTGCGGCACCGGCGCCGTCGGCCTGGCGCTGCTCGCGGCCCTGGCCGCGGCCGGCGCCCCCGCCGCCGAACTGCACGCCGCCGACATCGACCCGGCGGCCGTCCGCTGCGCCCGCCGCAACCTCACCGCCCCGCGCGGCACCGAGTTCCCTGTCGCCGGGGTCCCCATCGCCGAGGTCCACCAGGGCGACCTCTACGACCCGCTGCCCGACCGGCTGCGCGGCCGGGTGGACCTGCTGGTGGTCAACGCCCCCTACGTGCCCACCGGGGAGATCGAGCTGCTGCCGACCGAGGCCAGGGTGCACGAGGCCAGGGTGGCCCTGGACGGCGGCTCGGACGGCCTGGACCAGCAGCGGCGGGTCGCCGCCGGGGCGAGCCGGTGGCTGGCGCCGGGCGGACACCTGTTGATAGAGACCAGCGAGCGCCAGGCCCGGCACACCGCCGCGGTCTTCGCCGAGGGCGGACTGCTCCCGCGGATCGTGGCCTCGGACGAGCTGGACGCCACCGTGGTCGTCGGCGCCAAACCCTGA